DNA from Hypanus sabinus isolate sHypSab1 chromosome 31, sHypSab1.hap1, whole genome shotgun sequence:
cgatagttcactgttttctgcctccctcctttcttaaaaagtgggataacattagccattctccaatcctcaggaactaatcctgaatctaaggaacattgtaaAATGGTTACCAGTgtatccacaatttccagggtcacctcctttagtaccctaggatgcagatcatctggacctggggatttgtcagccttcagtcccatcagtcttctcatcaccgtttccttcctaatgtcaatctgcttcatttcctctgttaccctatgtccttggcccatccatacatctgggagattgcttgtgtcttccttagtgaaaacagatctaaagtactcattaatttcttctgccatttctctgttgcccataacaatttcacccaattcattcttcaagggcctaaCCTTGTtcataactatcttctttctcttcacatacctaaaaaaggtTTTGCTATCATCCTTTATATTCCAGGCTAGtttgcgttcatacctcattttttctccctgtattgtctttttagttaagttctgttgttccttaaaaacttcccaatcatctgtcctgccactcaccttagctctgtcatacttccttttttttaatgctatgcaatctctgacttcctttgtcaaccactgtggcccctttcccccctttgaattcttccttctctgtgggatgaactgattttacaccttgtgcattattcccaagaatacctgccgtcgctgttccactgtcttttctgctaggatatccgtccagtcaactttggccaggtcctccctcatggctccatagttttccgctgttcaactgcaacactgacacctccgagctgcccttatccttctcaaattgcagataaaaactaatcactattatgatcactacctcctaatggctccctgactgcaagatcgcttatcaaatcctgttcattacatagcaataaatccagaatagtcttgtccctggtcagctctcatacaagctgttccaagaatgcatcccgtaggcactcgaCAAACTCcctatccagcaccaacctgattctcccagttcacctgcatgttgaaatcccccataacgactgcaacattacctttgccacttgccaatgttaactccctattcaacttgcacccaatatccatgctaatGATGTGTCCCTTTGCAAACCCGGTTCACTAAGACAGGTGGTGTCAGGCCACcttaatgaaaggcatgggccagattaaattggctccactacactaccctatcCACCATAGCCCCACATATCTCACCATACTAAACTCCACAGCCATATCTCTCCCAGCcccacatatacatccaccaacCCTACCCTCAAACCTAATCTAGGGGTCCAAGGGGACACACAGCCCCAGAAACCCGATGACTGGTGTAAGAAGGAGGAAGATCCAATAAGGGCAAGTGTTGGACCAGGTGaatgaaggcatgggccagatcaaagtggcagcgtTGCGTGACTCTGAATCTAGAGAGCCCAGATGAAGAAGCACAGGAGGGGTGATTCTCCCACTGCCCGCGTAAtctttgttattttgattttgttctgatagtcctctgtctatttcaatgttttgatataATTCATACTTAATTCTAGTGTTTCTGGTCAATGTTGTGTCTGATgcaatgtgtctgtgatgctgctacaaataCGTTGTTCCTTTCGCCTGTGCATAAATAAACTCGATTTAAACTTTACATTGAAATGTCTAAATCTCTCCCTCGCTCTCCTGCTGTCCTGTGTCATGAACTGAACGTCTTAGTGTTTAATTTTACaatatttcatctgattttattttcattctgcttttgaaatttgcgtttcccttttcaatttcagcccgcacccccgcctgtctctgcccttctgtacttcctcccgcATTAAACGACAGCGGTAACCGCCACACATTGGCGccgcttcccatcccccagcgttccgaTTGGTGATTCCTTTCTCCAAACAGCCAATGGGAATGCTCTGCATTCCCATCCTCATTAACATACCACTTTGGGCGCTGCCTATTTAATCCGCGCTCCGGATAGCTTCTGCTTATTATTGTGTTTGAAACCGACGAGGAAATGCCTGATGCACCGAAACCCGCTCCCAAGAAGGGCGCCAAGAAAGCTCTGTCCAAACCGGCGAGCAAGTCTGGCAAGAAGCGCAAGAGGACGAGAAAGGAGAGTTACGCAATCTACATCtacaaagtgatgaagcaggttcatcccgacaccggcatctcctccaaggccatgagCATCATGAACTCGTTCGTCAACGATATCTTCGAGCGAATCGGGGGTGAGGCTTCCCGCCTGGCTCACTACAACAagcggtccaccatcagctcccggGAGATCCAGACCGCTGTGCGCCTGCTGCTACCCGGGGAGCTGGCCAAGCACGCCGTGTCCGAAGGGACAAAGGCGgtgaccaagtacaccagctccaagtgaaggcaagtttgctgacaaaacAAACCCGGAAATcaaaggctcttttaagagccactcacGGTTTCATTAAAAGAGATACAGACTATTGAGATATGAAATTGAGGTAGGTTTGGATTTTTTTGTTGGTGAGGTCTTTCAGAATTTAATCTCCGTCAATCAGAATTTGCTGTCCACTGGCCAGTATAATCCCGATTTCTCTGTTACATTCCTGTGTACAGGCACAGGATCGTTACGCACCCCTTCCCCATTTCCTCTCGGTCATCAGATTCCTCTGACGTGAACACTAATTGCTGTTTCTGGTTTAATTATTGTGGGAATGCAGTTTATTAAGCTTTGTCACATTTTGGATACTTCTCTTAACCCCTTTCCAACGCGAGAGCTGAACAGTCACGGTTCGTTCAGAGTATTGTTTAAAGCTCCACTTTCTGAAGGGCGACCCGTTGGTAAACTGACAGTTTACACAATGGCCGATCGCGAACAGAAGCCGAGAATCTGTTTTATTCAAATCGTTCATCAATTGAAAGAAATCGGTGAACTAAATTCCCAGACACCATCGCAATATTAACTACACTTGGTTTAAATGTGTTGGACTTCAGTAACGGGGGTAAAGGGTCGACAAACAAACCTGTTGTAGATTAATTTCAGCAACCAAGGCTCTTTTGGCGGTGTTTTGCAAATTTCAGTTTATTTCCGCGGTTAGACGTATTTACCGCGCTTCTACCGTTTCTGTCTCTTGATTGGTGAACAAAGCAGCTCACTGATTGGAAAATGTGCTTTCCAATCAGATAAGGCAATGTTTCACCAATGATAAGCGCCCTGCGACATTCCCACAGAATGTAGAAGAAGGGCCAATGCGCGCATTTCCAGAAGCCTGATTTCGAATGTTCAATACTTCGTTTATTTCTGACATCAAATCTATCTGACGTGAATCAGAcggaccaccatgcacaagtccctggacaacgagggcaaaaacgtccccaatgtcgtcctcaccctgatggccagcttggTGTGTGGCtgtatcaggttgtgtgtggattccaggtacgtgggcaccaagtaccaccaTGTGCCCAGAATCTTcctgtcgccctggctacgaaggatgggtctggcccctttcccaCGCAGCACCCCTGTCGGCTGGTCGttgtgatggacacagtggggcggttccctgagcagactgtccagttcatctggcaaaatgcctcatcgccagacctcaccaacaagcacaaagacctcgcctggctggtggtgagaggggacctcccagtccgatccctcctgtacgcccggtACGTCGTCTCCACGCCCCTCCGCCCACGGGAGGACTGGagagaggaggagtcggtgactcacctctttgcacactgtgggttcgcggagaaggtgtggaggaggattgaagggacagtgtcgaggttcattaccagcagctgcgtaacagagggcTCTGATCtccgggctgttcccggggacgcacacggagaccaacatctggtgctgctggcagatcatcagctcggtcaaagacgctctttggtcggcccgaaaattgatggtctaccagcacatggagatgtccgtggggaaatgctgccgactggcacattctcggctgcaggagtacgtgctgagggactcACTCAAACTCGATACAGGCACCGCAAAGggccggtggggaaggaccacagtctagggttcttctcccgcggGAGTTGAGAAGATATTTCACATCTTGGGTTTGGGGTATACCCCCGAATGTAAATATAAAAGAACAGTGCCACGTGGGTGACGAGgattttgaaaatgtaaagacagtaatggaAGCAACTGTAAAGAATTGGAAGTCATTGTatggttattgtatataattttatttttgaataaagtatattttgtttaataaaatgtattcaggaaacctGTTGTTAACACATTTAAGTTCTTCCTTCCAGGATTATATCATTATTAGGTGTGATAGATTTATTTATAAGTCAGGGTTTACACTTATATCGGGGTCAATAGGCCATTTTCAGGAGGTGGAGTTTTGGTAGAGGTAGTGTGTTGCAAATTTTATATATAAAGGCAGAGGGCACAGAGTTGTGGATGTAAATGAAATGTGTGAGGCACTTGAAGTATTTCATTCAACAGGTAGGGGCATTAAAGTGGTCTATTATTATAACCATTGTAGAACGGTTGGATTTATTTGTTGGAGAGTATATGTAGCTCTAGCTCATTAAGGGTTGTATGGTTGGGGATTTTAATACATAGAGTTCACTATGGGGTTGTTCTCAGGATGATGGTCATGATTTGATTGTAGAAGAGTTTTAGATATTTCACATCTTGTGTACCTTTCTGGTGGGAGAGGCACGAGATTTAATGTCCATAATAGTTCTGAAACTGCTGTAAATTTAACTTTAGTTTCAAACATCTggctggagtgagtgagtgagtggaatgtcATGGGAGATGGAACACTGGTGAGTGAGCAGTTTCCTCTGTTTATAAGCCTGGGTTTAGATTTATATCGGGGTTAAGGGGCCACTTTCAGCAGGTGGAACTTTGGTAAAGCAAACTGGGagaagttttaatgttttatgtgATGAACAGAACGTCTGTCTGGGCTGAATGGTGAGGATGATGTGGATTTCTACAAAGAAAGGTTGTCACATTATTCATCAAACTGGTGTAAGAAATTCATATTAAGAAGGGCATTAATAGGAGAAAGGCTGTACCATGGTGCATggaggagtgtgcagaggcaATTATTGAGAGAAATTTGGCATTTTGGAAAGTTATGAAGTATCACTCTTCGCGTGATCTTATTAAGTGTAACAGGTCACAGGCCATGGGGAGGAAAGTAATGAAACTTGTGAAAGCAAGTTAAAGACaaacgtactttattgatcccgagggaaatcaggttttgttacagttgcaccaaccaagattagtgtagaaatacagcaacataaaaccataaaaaaataaataataataagtaaaagcTGCCAAGTGGAagaaagtccaggaccagcctattggctcaggttgtctgacactccgagggaggagttgtaaagtttgatggccacaggcagggatgacttcctatgatgctcagtgttgcatctcggtggaatgagtttctggctgaatgtactcctgtgccgaaccaacacattatggagtggataggagacattgtccaagatggcatgcaacttggacagcatcctcttttcagacaccaccgtcagagagtccagttccaccgcacaacatcactggcctgacaaatgagtttgttgattctgttggtgtctgctaccctcagcctgctgccccagcacataacagcaaacatgatagcactggccaccacaaatTAGAGGTCATATTGTGATAGTATTGGAAGGACTATTAAACTTGAAGATGTttggggaatgattaagaaaaTGGGGGTGCAGGATTCATAGGGTTCCCAGTGTTGATTAAAAAAGGTAATGTAATTGTTCCTAAAAGAGAGTAGGTTGAGTTACTGGCTCGGTCATCTGCTGCAATTCATTATCAAAATAATAAAGTAactaaacaatgtagggataagGTTTTAAGACAATACCTCAATGTGTTGGAAACCAGCTGTAGCAATCATAGCGATGTAAGGTTTGCTTTGAGTGAATTTAAGAAAACTATGAAGAGTACAGGTCAGACGGCTCCAGGAAAGGATGATCGATTTTGTGAATCACAATTGGAGTTcaggccatcttccctcctcatgGAAAATAGCAATGTCTATTCTAAAATCTGGGAAACCCCAGTTGGATCCTTCTAGTTAAATGTCCCATTTGTGTTAATTTATGGAATGTACGGTAATAGAgtggttgaattatattttgggAAAGGGAAGTGTTAATATACTGGATTAATTCGAGCAGGCAAATGCTGGTTCTATGCCACATGTTTCAAAATCAGTCAATGTTTTAATGCAGAAAATTCACACAGCTACTTCAACACAGCGAGCTTGTACAAACAATATACTCAATGgaaatgtcaatccatggccaactatactgtcgcgatgaggccacgctcaggtaggaggaacaacttgtattctgtctgggttgcctccaatctgatggcatgaatgtcgatttcttgatcttccggtcatgccccccctcccccatcattccccatccccttttccctctcgttgcctgcccatcacctccctctagtgttcctccccccccccttttctttcttccatggccttctgttctctcgcctcagactccacttctccagccctgtatctctttcacagaGTGAACCTCTGCATTCACAGACTGGTGACCAGTTGCTGCCTGAATATtatagggtgagtgagagggGAACAGCAGGGATGGATTTGAAAGTTCTGGTGTGGAATAGGAACACGAGCAGGTATCAGATGGACTGAGTCACCTCTCAACTGTACATTAGCTGTGTGACAGGCAGGAAGCACCTGAGACACAGGATTTGAAATAGAGCTGATTAATTTGTCACAGATCCACAGTATTAATGCCCGTGTATTTTCAGACTAACGTTAGCAGAACAACCCTCCAATGCTccgtgaccagggttcagtcctgggtgtgaTGAACAGATGCAGTATCTGCTGAATATACACAAAGAGTCTCACATGAATTTCCAACTAGATTCAGTCACCATGATGGTTAAAATGTTCACCTAGAGCTTATttcaacttcctccctgatgtgaagttgccaGTGTCTCatcaggtgggatgactgagtaaatttcTTTGCTGACACAAGACCGAAGTTTGTCCTCTATGTATGATAAACTCACTGGAGCCTCACAAAGTGGGTGAACTGAATGAATCCCGTCCCACGCTCGGAACAGGTGTGAAGCT
Protein-coding regions in this window:
- the LOC132383813 gene encoding histone H2B 1/2-like, which gives rise to MPDAPKPAPKKGAKKALSKPASKSGKKRKRTRKESYAIYIYKVMKQVHPDTGISSKAMSIMNSFVNDIFERIGGEASRLAHYNKRSTISSREIQTAVRLLLPGELAKHAVSEGTKAVTKYTSSK